One Festucalex cinctus isolate MCC-2025b chromosome 1, RoL_Fcin_1.0, whole genome shotgun sequence genomic region harbors:
- the tcf3a gene encoding transcription factor 3a isoform X5: protein MTTVGTDKELSDLLDFSAMFELPVSNGKNRPTVRLASSQFGGSGVDERNGSSPWGSGEQNSPSFNQGRCFGEDGVYSEQAGIAPGTVFGGGIAGKAERGPYSPFATQPGFLPSEIAMPSPDALSPSGLKPTSQFYSSYESSNSRRRPAQEPIEAQPKKIRKVPHGLPSSVCASGEDFNRDNAAAYSASKAGSIYTPPFYMQEGLHPPSDPWGSAGSMVQPGYPSMLGNSAHLSQHGPFTAINPQDRLKRQPLPLSPQNYPLHGSEVNGNHPAGFHSGSNSYGVPGHTPPIAANRGAAPGSSGDEIGKALASIYPSDPNSNGYSSSPSTPSGSPQAASGSASQWTRSSGQATPSPNFHAGIQGMSNKLEDRLDEAIHVLQRHASGQGGPGLAEMQSLLASGLGLSSAFNGAALGLASRLPAMVSNQHEDSAGLPSSGGLGHHSSSSAQHEGFTSLVGLNRSSDIKRENKEEEENCSVTDKSEDENKELKALQTSLIDEDDDEDLPVEIKAGREKVRRMANNARERLRVRDINEAFKELGRMCQLHLNYEKPQTKLNVLQQAVNVILNLEQQVRGRLPQEKRGGESVRRGAPDADGRRSRR from the exons ATGTTCGAACTTCCAGTTTCAAATGGCAAGAATAGGCCAACGGTCAGACTGGCCAGCAGTCAGTTTGGGGGATCCG GTGTTGATGAGAGGAATGGATCCAGTCCTTGGGGGTCCGGAGAGCAGAACAGCCCATCCTTCAACCAGGGGAGG TGTTTTGGCGAAGATGGCGTTTACAGTGAGCAAGCTGGCATTGCACCTGGCACCGTGTTTGGTGGAGGGATTGCTG GGAAGGCTGAGAGAGGCCCTTATTCACCATTTGCAACGCAG CCGGGCTTTTTGCCCAGTGAGATAGCCATGCCCAGTCCTGATGCCCTGTCCCCCTCTGGCTTGAAGCCCACCTCCCAGTTTTATTCCTCCTATGAGAGCAGCAACTCTCGCAGGCGACCCGCCCAAGAACCCATTG AAGCGCAGCCAAAAAAGATCCGGAAGGTGCCCCACGGCTTGCCCTCTTCG gttTGTGCCTCAGGCGAGGATTTTAACAGGGACAATGCGGCGGCCTACTCCGCTTCAAAAGCAGGAAGCATCTACACACCGCCGTTCTACATGCAAG AAGGCCTCCACCCGCCTTCCGATCCATGGGGTTCTGCTGGGTCGATGGTTCAACCTGGTTATCCTTCCATGCTGGGTAACTCCGCCCATCTGAGCCAGCATGGTCCCTTCACGGCCATCAACCCCCAAGACAGACTG AAACGGCAACCTCTGCCCCTCTCGCCACAAAACTACCCCCTACATGGCAGCGAGGTCAACGGGAACCATCCGGCCGGCTTCCACTCGGGCTCAAACAGCTACGGCGTACCCGGACACACGCCGCCTATTGCTG CCAATCGGGGAGCAGCACCTGGAAGTTCTGGAGATGAGATTGGGAAAGCGCTGGCATCT ATCTATCCTTCAGACCCAAACAGTAACGGCTACTCATCATCCCCATCCACCCCCTCCGGCTCTCCTCAGGCCGCTTCAG GCTCTGCCTCCCAGTGGACAAGATCATCTGGACAGGCTACACCTTCACCTAACTTTCATGCTGGAATTCAGGGCATG TCTAATAAACTGGAGGACCGCCTGGACGAAGCGATTCACGTTCTTCAGCGGCATGCCAGTGGACAAGGAGGACCAGGACTGGCTGAGATGCAGAGTCTGCTGGCATCCGGCTTGGGCTTATCTTCAGCTTTTAACGGCGCAGCACTCGGCCTGGCCAGCCGCCTGCCTGCAATG GTCTCCAATCAACATGAAGACTCTGCTGGTCTGCCCTCTAGTGGAGGACTAGGGCACCACAGTTCCTCGTCTGCCCAGCACGAAGGTTTCACCA gtCTGGTTGGCCTTAATCGTTCCAGTGACATCAAACGAGAgaacaaggaggaggaggaaaactgCTCTGTGACTGACAAGTCAGAGGACGAGAACAAAGAGCTGAAGGCTCTTCAAAcaag TCTGATTGATGAGGATGACGATGAAGATCTGCCAGTGGAGATTAAAGCCGGGCGGGAGAAAGTGCGGAGGATGGCAAACAATGCCCGCGAGCGGCTCCGCGTGCGGGACATCAATGAGGCCTTTAAGGAGCTGGGCCGCATGTGTCAGCTCCATCTCAACTATGAGAAACCGCAGACTAAATTGAACGTGCTCCAGCAGGCCGTTAACGTTATTCTCAACCTGGAGCAGCAAGTCCGAG GCCGCCTGCCTCAAGAGAAGAGAGGAGGAGAAAGTGTCCGGCGTGGAGCCCCAGATGCAGATGGCCGCAGGTCTCGGAGGTGA